The Eurosta solidaginis isolate ZX-2024a chromosome 4, ASM4086904v1, whole genome shotgun sequence genome includes a window with the following:
- the LOC137249113 gene encoding alpha-ketoglutarate-dependent dioxygenase alkB homolog 7, mitochondrial — translation MPLNQLSSYKKLFLSCLKTKLRTQIRYISRSRTVLSSLETALEQNKTALANAATHFEFHGLWPSVEQQHFLKDLRLHTNFITTEEEEKLLEEIEPYMKRLHYEYDHWDDAIHGFRETERKKWYPHNRTVLDRVRQLAFDGEIMPYVHILDLAAEGVIKPHVDSTRYCGNTIAGISLLSDCVMRLVRVDERKYQQGKAIAGPAENAGKNENQQTQNMPTEPDDVYRNRPVTTLENNFYVDVLLRRRSLYIMSHSSRYNFTHEILANEKSHFQGQHIQKDRRISIICRNDP, via the exons ATGCCGTTAAATCAACTATCCAGTTACAAAAAGCTGTTTCTTTCGTGTTTAAAGACGAAGCTACGTACACAAATTAGATATATAAGCCGATCCAGAACCGTTCTTAGTTCGCTAGAAACAGCATTGGAACAGAACAAAACTGCCTTAGCTA ATGCAGCCACCCACTTTGAATTCCATGGACTTTGGCCCTCCGTAGAACAGCAGCATTTTCTCAAAGATTTGCGGCTGCACACAAATTTCATAACCACTGAAGAGGAAGAAAAACTGCTCGAAGAGATTGAACCTTACATGAAGCGACTACACTATGAGTATGACCACTGGGATGAT GCGATTCATGGTTTTCGTGAGACAGAGCGCAAGAAGTGGTATCCACATAATCGCACAGTACTTGATCGTGTGCGGCAGCTTGCCTTCGATGGTGAGATTATgccatatgtgcatatattagaTTTGGCGGCGGAGGGCGTAATCAAGCCACATGTGGATAGTACAAGG TACTGCGGTAATACAATAGCTGGCATTAGTTTGTTAAGTGATTGCGTTATGCGATTGGTACGTGTTGATGAGCGAAAATATCAGCAAGGTAAGGCGATAGCGGGGCCAGCCGAAAATGCTGGGAAAAATGAAAATCAGCAGACACAAAATATGCCAACAGAGCCAGATGATGTTTATCGTAATCGTCCTGTTACaacattagaaaataatttctatGTAGATGTGCTGCTTCGTCGTCGTTCGTTGTATATAATGAG CCACAGTTCGCGCTATAATTTTACGCATGAAATTCTGGCTAACGAAAAGTCACATTTTCAAGGACAACATATTCAAAAGGATCGACGTATATCAATTATTTGTAGAAATGATCCatga
- the LOC137249107 gene encoding pyruvate dehydrogenase phosphatase regulatory subunit, mitochondrial, whose protein sequence is MLHLRNAPSVATRATDVWRLQQLLTTRAPISTSAYTLQQQTGTTEPKQSNVLRKRKFKPQEPDSSASVSKLPEQARVVICGGGTMGASVAYHLALHGWGKDTILIEQDKIAGGNKWAASGLAGRFEPSYSELRLAEYSIDLIKSLTAQGLATGWQPVGSLNLARTFDRMTAYHRMRSQGKAWGVKCEILTPEQCKEYCPLIETSDLAGALWIPEDGVCDPHQVCRSFVSEAQRMGVQVVEHCAVLKINSAHGRVSRIETSAGDILCDFFVNCTGFWARDVGTLSTPQVKVPLKAVEHHYLHTKPIEQLDPLTPFVRDYDGGVYLRERNGCILAGGFEREAKMLYEDGGIPLSQKERELPPDWDHFHPLLDELLHRVPILKTSLLDRLTNSLEAFSPDCKWILGEAPEIQNYYVSAGMKTIGVSAAGGIGRALSDMIVKGSTFVDLHILDISRFLGLHNNRKFLRDRCKEVPGKVFEINYPFQEFQTGRNLRMSPIYPALKEAGAVFGQTMGYERPNYFDANDKKDEFGITRFRIAETKTFGKPPWFEHVANEYNACRERIGIADYSSFSKYDLWSKGREVVDLLQYLCSNDVDVPVGSIIHTGMQNHFGGYENDCSLARLSEKHYMMIAPTVQQTRAITWIRRHIPNHLRTGVNVADVTSMYTAICILGPYTRILLSELTDTVLTPKNFPFFTYKELDVGLANGIRVLNITHTGELGYVLYIPNEFALHVYTRLYQAGQKFGIHHAGYYATRTLRIEKFYAFWGQDLNTFTTPLECGRGWRVKLNKPINFIGRDALLKQREEGVKRMYVQLLLNNHDHEVDLWCWGGEPIYRDGKYVGMTTTTGYGFTFKKQVCLGFVRNFDEDGKELPVTNEFILSGHYEVEVAGIRFEAKVNLHSPNLPTKFPDKEREAYHATRDKPGQADLLSFEKKN, encoded by the exons ATGCTGCATTTGCGCAACGCACCTAGCGTTGCAACCAGAGCCACAGATGTGTGGCGCCTGCAGCAATTGTTAACTACACGAGCGCCGATCTCCACTAGCGCCTACACACTGCAACAACAAACAGGTACCACCGAGCCAAAACAATCAAATGTTCTACGAAAACGTAAATTCAAACCACAAGAACCGGATAGCTCCGCCTCCGTTAGCAAGTTGCCCGAGCAGGCGCGTGTTGTTATCTGTGGCGGTGGTACTATGGGAGCATCGGTAGCATATCACCTGGCGTTACATGGCTGGGGCAAAGACACCATATTGATTGAGCAAGATAAGATTGCAGGTGGCAATAAATGGGCGGCTAGCGGTTTGGCTGGACGCTTTGAGCCAAGCTACTCGGAATTACGCTTAGCTGAGTATTCAATTGATTTGATTAAATCATTGACAGCGCAAGGGCTGGCTACTGGGTGGCAACCAGTTGGGAGTTTGAATTTAGCACGCACATTTGATCGCATGACTGCCTACCATCGTATGCGCTCACAAGGAAAAGCTTGGGGTGTGAAGTGTGAAATACTAACTCCCGAGCAATGTAAGGAATATTGTCCATTGATTGAAACAAGCGATCTAGCTGGCGCTCTGTGGATACCCGAGGATGGTGTATGCGATCCGCATCAAGTTTGTCGCTCCTTCGTCAGTGAGGCACAGCGTATGGGTGTGCAAGTTGTAGAGCACTGTGCAGTGTTAAAGATTAACAGCGCGCATGGTAGAGTGAGCCGCATTGAGACTTCAGCGGGTGATATACTTTGTGATTTCTTTGTCAATTGTACGGGTTTTTGGGCGCGTGATGTAGGAACGCTGTCAACGCCGCAAGTGAAGGTGCCGCTCAAAGCAGTGGAACATCATTATTTGCATACCAAACCAATTGAACAGCTAGATCCGTTGACACCATTCGTACGCGACTATGATGGTGGCGTGTACTTGCGCGAACGCAATGGCTGCATATTAGCAG GCGGCTTCGAGCGTGAAGCTAAAATGCTTTATGAAGACGGCGGCATACCGCTGTCGCAGAAGGAACGCGAACTACCACCTGACTGGGATCACTTTCATCCTTTACTAGATGAGCTACTCCACCGTGTGCCCATTCTCAAGACGTCGTTACTGGATCGTTTAACTAATTCGTTGGAAGCTTTTTCGCCCGATTGTAAATGGATTTTGGGTGAAGCACCCGAAATACAAAATTACTACGTCTCAGCTGGCATGAAAACAATCGGCGTTTCCGCTGCAGGCGGCATAGGACGCGCCTTGTCTGATATGATTGTGAAGGGCTCAACTTTTGTAGATTTGCATATATTGGATATAAGCCGCTTCCTGGGTTTACATAATAATCGTAAATTTTTGCGTGACCGTTGTAAGGAGGTACCCGGAAAAGTTTTCGAAATCAATTATCCATTTCAGGAGTTTCAAACGGGGCGCAATTTGCGCATGTCACCCATTTATCCAGCACTCAAGGAAGCTGGTGCTGTCTTTGGTCAAACAATGGGTTATGAGCGTCCAAATTATTTTGATGCGAATGATAAGAAAG ACGAATTTGGCATAACACGTTTTCGCATAGCAGAAACGAAAACTTTCGGCAAGCCGCCATGGTTCGAACATGTTGCCAACGAGTACAATGCTTGTCGTGAGCGTATCGGCATCGCTGACTATAGTTCGTTCAGTAAATACGATCTCTGGTCGAAGGGACGTGAAGTTGTCGATTTATTGCAATATCTTTGTTCAAATGATGTCGATGTGCCGGTAGGTTCAATTATACACACGGGCATGCAGAACCATTTTGGCGGCTATGAGAATGATTGTTCGTTAGCAAGACTCTCCGAGAAACA CTACATGATGATTGCACCGACTGTACAGCAAACACGCGCCATCACTTGGATCCGTAGACATATACCAAATCATTTGCGTACAGGTGTGAATGTTGCCGACGTAACATCAATGTATACCGCAATTTGTATTTTGGGTCCTTATACGCGTATTTTGCTGTCTGAATTAACGGATACAGTTTTGACGCCAAagaattttccattttttactTATAAA GAACTCGATGTTGGTTTAGCGAATGGCATACGCGTACTAAACATCACACACACCGGGGAATTGGGCTACGTTTTATATATACCAAATGAATTCGCTTTACATGTCTATACACGTCTATATCAGGCTGGACAAAAATTTGGTATACACCATGCAG GCTACTACGCTACACGCACTTTACGTATCGAAAAATTCTATGCCTTCTGGGGACAAGACCTGAACACTTTCACCACGCCACTAGAATGTGGACGCGGCTGGCGTGTAAAATTAAAT AAACCTATTAATTTTATTGGACGCGATGCTTTACTCAAACAACGTGAGGAGGGCGTAAAGCGCATGTACGTTCAACTTTTGCTTAACAACCACGATCATGAAGTGGATTTGTGGTGCTGGGGTGGTGAACCCATTTATCGTGATGGTAAATATGTTGGTATGACTACCACAACCGGCTACGGTTTTACATTCAAGAAACAAGTTTGCCTCGGTTTTGTGCGTAATTTCGATGAAGATGGCAAAGAGCTGCCAGTTACAAATGAGTTTATACTTTCTGGTCATTATGAAGTGGAGGTAGCGGGCATACGTTTCGAAGCAAAAGTAAATTTACATTCACCCAATTTACCAACGAAATTCCCAGATAAGGAACGTGAGGCATATCATGCTACGCGCGACAAGCCGGGTCAAGCGGATTTACTGTCCTTTGAGAAAAAGAACTGA